The segment AGTTCGATTAGCGGGCGGTAGAAATCCTCCGTATTGACGATCACGATCGCGCCGCCATAGAGCCCGAGCCGTTTCCAGGTTATCGCCTCGAACAATTCCTCGAACGTGCCGCATCCGCCGGGCAGGGCGATCACTGCGCCGACCGAATCGATCATCAGGCGTTTGCGCTCGTGCATGTCGTTGACGATCAGCAGTTCGCTGAGTCCGCGATGCGCCCACTCCAGATCGTGCATGAAGGACGGGATGACGCCGATTACACGGCCGCCCGCGGCCAGTGCGGCGTCCGCCAGATGCCCCATCGAGCCGACGCTGCCGCCGCCGTAAACGGTCGTATGACCCGCGCGCGCGAGCACACGCCCAAGCCGCGCTGCGGCCTGATGGTAGATCGGGTCACATTGACGGCTCGAGGCGCAGTAAACGCATACCCTCATGTTCGCCATGTTCCAGTATGGTATCTAACCGGCCCTTCGGCGCACAGACGGCCGGCAACCGGCCAAACGCGATATTCACAGGACCGCCGGGCGGGTCTTTTGCTGGCTTGGGTCTGGCACTCCATGATAAACGGGTGCGCGAGGCCGGTTTCGTATGGCGCATCAGCAAAAACCACCCGGAATGCCACCAGCCAAATGGCGCGAGGTCCTTTGGACCCAGGGACTTTTCGACATGAACAGGCGGTGCGCGAGATCAACAGGCGCTGGAAGGAACCGCGCGTCTGCCCGGTATGCCATCAGAGCAAATGGGCCATCAGCCCGGAAATCGTACGGCTGTGGACGATGCGGATGAAAAACGCCTATCCGTGCGTCAACATGGTCTGTCAGAACTGCGGGCACACGATGCTGTTCAACGCCACGGTCTTGAACTTGCTGCCCGAGGGCAAAAGCTGAGCGCGATGGAACGTGTGCGAATCAACGGCGTCGAGCTTGCCTACGCGATCGGCGGCACGGGGCCGCCGCTGGTCATGATTCATGGCGCGCAGGGCGACCAGACCATGTTCGCCGGCCTTTCCGCCGCCTGCGCCGGCGCTTTTCGCGTGCTCACCTTCGACCAGCGCGGCTCGGGACTGAGCGAGAAACCGGACATCGACTACAGTATCGCGATGCTCGCCGACGACACCGCCGCGCTGATGGAGCACTTAAGCTTCGCGCCGGCGCACGTCATCGGGGTCTCGATGGGCGGAATGATCGCGCAGGAGTTGGCGCTGCGCCATCCGGCCAAGCTTCGCTCGCTGGTGCTGGGATGCACAACGCCCGGCGGACCGCATCAAGTCCCGGTTGAAGGCGACGCGATGGCTGCCGCGTATTCGCTCACGCCAATGCCCGCCGAAGAGCGCGGCCGAGCGCTGGCGCGTGCGGTTTACAGCAAGGATCATTTGGAGCGCCATCCGGAGATCATCGCGGCGATGGTCGAAGCGCGCCGCCAGCGGCCGATCGATCCGGTCGCGCTGGGCCATCGGATGAAAGCTCTCTCCGCGCATGACA is part of the Candidatus Binataceae bacterium genome and harbors:
- a CDS encoding TIGR00730 family Rossman fold protein, with product MANMRVCVYCASSRQCDPIYHQAAARLGRVLARAGHTTVYGGGSVGSMGHLADAALAAGGRVIGVIPSFMHDLEWAHRGLSELLIVNDMHERKRLMIDSVGAVIALPGGCGTFEELFEAITWKRLGLYGGAIVIVNTEDFYRPLIELLERSIERRFMDERHRAMWKVVAEPEQVLEAIRESAPWPHENRRFASL
- a CDS encoding alpha/beta hydrolase, which produces MERVRINGVELAYAIGGTGPPLVMIHGAQGDQTMFAGLSAACAGAFRVLTFDQRGSGLSEKPDIDYSIAMLADDTAALMEHLSFAPAHVIGVSMGGMIAQELALRHPAKLRSLVLGCTTPGGPHQVPVEGDAMAAAYSLTPMPAEERGRALARAVYSKDHLERHPEIIAAMVEARRQRPIDPVALGHRMKALSAHDTYDRLPRISCPTLVITGKEDALIAWENSRILAERIPGAKLEVLDPAGHCFWLERPEDSRAAIVRFLQSVDRR